AGGCCGCAGGACTCGCCAGGTGGGCACCGCGTTTTTCCAGATATTGCGCGGTGGCAGGCTTGGCGGCCCTGCGGGCCGATCGCAGCCTCGCCGGAGCTCGGCAGCGGCTACAGGGTTTAGCCCCGGCCGAATCGAACTCTCAGCTAGGCCGGCCGGTAGGCCGCCGTCTTGCTTTTGATCTGAGCGCCCCGTTAACCACGATGGCCGAACGCAGGCATTGAGCCGTGGGTAACCCGGCAGGGATGCCGGGTTAGCCGCCCCAGGCCATGGATGGCCTGTGGCGGCGGCCCACGGATCAATGCCGGAGTGAGAGCACACCGAGCCTAGGCGAGGTGCCGAGTGGAGGGGCAAAGCGTTTTTGGTTCCTTTTTAGGCGTTTGTAAAAAGGGACCCGCCGTAAGGGCGGAACCATAAGCCGCCGTTACCGCAGCAACGGATATGTACCCCGTCCAAAAAAATGCAGCACCAGAACCACCGCCATCGCGAGCAAGTCGGATCGCCGCCCGACCTTGAAAGGGCTGGCCCTCAGGGCGACCAGGGTGCCGAATGCTGCCCCGGCACGCTGTTATCGCAGGAAATGTAGCGCTGTTCCCCCCGTCTCTGCAGTTCGCTGCGCACTTGCCGACAACGCTCGAACTCCCGGGCGTCCGCATTATCGATGCTGATATTGCCGGTAGTTTCCGGCTGCTTGCCCTCCCCCAGCGTCACGTTCACCACGGGACGTTCCCCGTCGAGCTGAAAGCGCTTGTCCTGCTCGGGCTCCGTTACCTTGCCCGGCGTCTCAGCCGGCAGCTGGTCCGGAGTCACGCCGAAGCGTTGCAGGATCGACGGCTGAGGCAGGTCCTCGGCCACTGCGCCGCCCGCTGCCAAAAGCAGCGCCAGCCCCAAGCCATGCCACGGTTGTTTACTCATCGTTCTTTTGCCCATCGTTGTCACCCTTGCCTACACACCGGCCGCTGCCTTGGCGTCGGCTGCCCTGCCTGGATAACGCATGGCCGGCCACGGACTTTAGCCGCCGCGCAGCCACTTGCGCCCTCGCGGCGCCCGGCCACGGACCGGACGCTGGCGCCCCCTGTGCCGGGGGCGATCAGCTATTGGAGGCCTGCGCGCCAGTTCGGGTCACGCCTTGTGGGCATGCCGGCTGCGCGCCTGGCGATGCGCAGGGCACGTCGCCCGCGCCGTCCGGGCTCAGGCGAGGACGATATTGGCGCCGTTGAGGTGATCCAGGCTCACGCCCACCAGGGTCACCGAGTCGTCACCGAAGCTCAGCAGCGTATCGTTGCCCACGGTGCTGGCATGGGCGCGGAAATCGTCGTTGGGGGTAATGCCCGCGACGCCGAGGAACACCAGTTTGTCGCTGCTCTGGTAGCCCAGCACGCGGTCCTGGCCGAACTCGCCGCTGAACAGGAAGGTGTTGTTGCCACCGCCCCCTTCCAGCAGGTCGTTGCCCGCACCGCCGACCAGCACATCGTTGCCGCGGCCGCCGATCAGGTGATCGTCGCCGTCCAGGCCGAACAGCCAGTCGCCACCGGCGTGGGCGGTCAGGGTGTTGGCCGCGGCGTCGCCCTTCACCGACGAGGCGTACTGGGTCAGGCTGCTCCCCGCCTGCAGGCCCTTGTCGGTCACGCTGTGGGTCACGTCGTTCTTGAACAGGCCCCAGAGGAAACCCGGTTCCTTGCTGGCGATCGCGCCGATATCGCGGGTGAGGCTGATCCCGCCGTTGGCATCGCGCACGTACAGGGTGCCGGCGCCGTCGTTGGCGAAGCTGAAATTCTTCACCGACTGCTGCAGGTCCAGGGTGTTGTTGCCCGAGCCGCCCAGCAGGATGTTGTAGCCACCGGCATCGCGGAAGGTGTCGTTGCCGGCGCGGCCTTCCAGGTAGTCGTTGCCCGAGCCGCCCTGGATCAGGTCGGCGCTGTCGCTGCCGATGATGAAGGTGCTGCCCTTGTGGGTCTCGGCATTGCGGTTCAGGTCCTGGACCCAGGTGTTGGCCCGCGCCGGGTCCGACAGGTTGGCGACGATGATGGTCGAGTCCTTGCTCGTCAGGTCGTAGAACTTCGATTCGAGGATCCGCGTCAGGCCGTCGCCATAGGCGGTGGGCAAGTGGCTGACCCAGGTCGGGATGTTGAGGATGGAGAACGGCAGCAGGTTCCAGGCATCCGAGGCGTAGTAGTCGTTGAAGCTGACGATGTTGTTGGTCGCCGACGCCTGCGCCGTGTCATGCACGCCCAGCGATGCCAGGTTGAACGCCGAGCCGTCGAGGGCACGGAACACCGGGTCCTGCTCGTAGCCGATGTTCAGCACCTTGTCCCCCGCGCTCTGGGTCGGCGACGCATAGGCGATGTAGTTGGCGTCCTGGTAGAAGCCCGACCAGCGATCGCCGCTCAGGTCCGCCAGGCTGTTGACCGCCAGGCCGCCGAGGCTGTGGCCGCTGACCAGCACGTCCTGGCCCGTCAGGCCATTGGCCCGGGCGAAGGCGGCGACGTCGGCGAGCAGCGAGCCGAAGGCTTCGCCGGCGTAGTTCTTCGCGTAGTCCTTGGGCCCGAATGCCGCCTGCAAGTCGTTGATCAGGTCGCCGATGGAATCGCCGATCAGCGATTCGCGGGGGCCGCTGGTGCCGCGAAAGGCGATGCCGATGGACGTCAGGTGGCCCTGGTCGTCGTACTTGCCGAGGATTTCCGCCTGGGCCGTGGTGTAGCCGGCCTTTTCCCCGTAGAAGGTGCCCCTGAAGTCGGTCTTGCCGTCGTAGCCCAGCTGCGAGGCGCTGATCGGCGTCCAGCCGGCCTTCTGCACCGCGGCCAGCGCGGCCTTTTCCGAATCGGGGTTCCAGGGCACGCCGGGAATCACCCCTTGCGAATCGCCGCTGCCGATCAGCGCCGTCACCAGGGTCGCCGGCAAGCCAAGGCCGAAGCCGTACTGCTGGTAACCGGCGGCAAAGCCGTTGTCGAGGTTGTGGTAGGAATACAGCGTGATCGCCATGGCATCGGAAAACAGTGCCTTGGAATCTTCTGTGCCGAGGTTCTTGTAGTCATACACACCCATGGTATTGCCTCTCTCTGTTGTTGAACTTGTTCGAGATAGCTCACGCGAACGAGGCGCCATCCCCTGGCGCCCCGCCCTTAGTGCAATGCCTGTTGTCGCTCCTTATCTAGGCAAAGACGATCCCCCCTGCCGACAGGCTGTCCGGCGCGACCCCGACCAGCGTGACGGCGTAGTCGCCGACGCTGAGCAGGGTGTCCTGGCCGCTCTGGGTCAGGTGCTGGGTGTAGTCGTAGCCCTGCCCCGCGCCCGCCACGCCCATGAACACCAGCTTGTCGCTGCCCTGGTAGCCATGGATGGCATCGAAACCGAACGCCCCGCTGAACAGGAAGGTATTGGCACCCCCGCCGCTGGAATACATGACGTCGTTGCCGGCGCCACCGACGAAGGTCACGTCGCTCTTGTCGCTGCGCAGCACATCGTCGCCGCCGTGCCCGAACAGCCAGTCGCCGTCGACGCTGGCCGCCAGCGCATTGCCGTAGGCGTCGCCATTGAGCGAATGGTTGTAGGGGGTCAGCTGGTTGCCGGCCAGCAGGCCCTGGTCGGTGACGCTGTGGGTCACTTCCTTGCTGAACAGGCCCCAGAGGAAGCCCGGCTCCTTGCTGGTGATCGCCCCGATGTCGCGGGTCATGCTGATGCCGCCATAGGCATCGCGCACATACAGGCTGCCATCGCCATCGTTGACCACGCTGAATTTACTCAGCGACTGCTGCAGATCGAAGACGTTATGCCCCTTGCCGCCGAGCAGGATGTTGTAGCCACCATCGTCGCGGAAGGTGTCGTTGCCGTCGCGGCCCTCGATGAAATCGTTGCCGCGCCCGCCCTTGAGCAGGTCGTTGCCATCGGTGCCGAAGATGAAGGTGCTGCCCTTGTGCGGTTCGGCATTGCGATTGAGGTCTTCGACCCAGGTCGAGCCACGGTTGCCCTCGGACAAGGTCGAGACGATCAGGGTCGAGTCCCGGCTCGTCAGGTCGTAGAAGGCCGAGTCGACCACCCGGTTCAGCCCGTCGGCGTAGCCCGCGGAACTGTGCGCGCTCCACGACAGCGGGTTGAGGATGCTCTGCGGCAGCAGGTTCTCCAGGGTCGAGGCGTAATGGTCGCTGAAGTTGACGATGTTGTTGGTCGCCGAGGCCTGGGGCTTGTCGTGAGCCCCCAGGGACGACGCGTTGAAGGTGGTGCCGTCGAGCACCCTGAACACCGGATCGTTTTCGTAGCCGATGTTCAGCACCTTGTCCGCGGCGCTCTGGGTCGGCGAGGCGAACGCCACATACTGCGCGTCGGCGTAGAAGCCGCCCCAGTGCTCGCCGCTCAACTGCGCCAGGCTGTTGACCCCCAGGCCGCCCAGGCTGTGGCCGCTGACCAGCACGTCCTGGCCGTTCAGGCCCTGGTTCCGGGCGAACTCGGCCACCCGGGTGAACAGCTGGTCGAAGGCGTTCTTGCTGTAGTCGTCCGCATAGCCCGACGGGCCGAACGCCGCCAGCAGGTCGTTCTTGATGTCGCCCAGGGTATCGCCCAGGCCCAGGCCGCCGGTGCCGCGAAAGGCAATACCGATCGACAGCAGCTTGCCGGCGTCGTCATAGCGCCCCAGCACTTCGACGTTGGCCGTGGTGAAGCCCGGCTGTTCGCCGAAGAAGGTGCCCTCGGGCCCGACCGTACCCTGGTAGCCCAGCTGCCCGGCGGAAATCGGCTTCCAGCCCGACGCCAGCGCTTGCCCGGTGGGCGCGTAGGCATACAGCGTCAGCGCCAGGGCATCGCTGTACAGCGCTTTGCCCGCCTCGCCCTTGAAGTTGCGGTAGTCAAATACACCCATGTGCGTGCCTCGCTCTAATGGTCATTGGCCACGAGCCTCAGAACTGCCAGTCCAGGGTCAGGCCGACCCCATGACTCTTGTCCCGAGAACCCAGCAGGCCGTTGTAGTCCAGGTTTATCCGGGTATCGCGCCCCAGCAGCAGCCCGGCGCGAGCCCCGACCACAGCAGCGTTCCGGTCCAGCGCAACGCTCTGTATGTTGAACGAACCACCCTGCGCAAAAGCCAGGTGCTGCTCCGACTGGGTGTCGCTCAGGTTGTGTTGCCAGCCCAGGGTGCCGGCCAGTTCCAGCTGCCGGGCCTCGGCCAGGGCGAAGCGTTTGCTGGCCCGCAGGCCCAGGGTCGAGAGCACCGCGTCGCGGTTGTCGTCGCCGCCCTTGAGCGCCGTCGCCCCGCCCTTTTCGTGGAAGCTGTCGCTGCCCACATGCACGTAGGCCAGGTTGGCGAAAGGCTCCAGGGCCACGCCCGGCAGCGCCACTTGCCACGCCGCTTCGGTGAACAGCTGCGCGCTCTGGGCGTCGCGCTTGACCTTCTGCCGGTCCGAGAACTCGCCGTATTGCAGGTCGCGCTTCACATCGATGCGGTGCCAGCTGTAGGAACCGCCGACGCTCAGGCGCACGGCGTCCAACTGGTGGCCCAGGTAGGCGCCCAGGTGATAGCTGTCCGCGGAGGCCGAGGAATGGGTGCCGTCGCCCATGCTCAGGGAGCTGTCGCTGTAGCCGGTGAACAGGCCCAGGCGGGTGTTCTCGGCGACCAGCCCATCGACACCGGCGAGCAGGCCGCCGATCGAGGTGTTGTAGCTGGCCCGGTCATGGCCGTCATCGGCCTTGCCCCAGGCCCCCAGCACCTTGAACCACACATTGTTGTCGGCGGTGCTCGGCGCCGACGAATCGAGCAGGCCGTCCTGGCGCAGGCGATCGCCCACGGCATCGCGCAGGTGGCGGCTGTCGTTGATCAGCAGCGTGCCGATCGCCGGGTGGATCTCCCCGTTCAGTTGCTGCAAGGCCTGTTGCGCGCTGGCGGCGTCCGCCGACAGCAGCAGGCTCTCGTACACCGGGTTGCCCGCCCCCAGGCGCTCGGCGGCGACCGCCACGGAACGCTGGTTCGGAGTCACGCCGACATCGCTGAAGGCCGTCGCGTTACGCGCCACCTGCAACTGCACGCCGCTGGCGCTGTAGTCGAGGTTGCCCCCCAGGAACAGGTAGTTCGGGGCGACCGAGGCAAAGCGCCCGTCGATGCCACCGGCGGCCTGCAGGATGTTGTACTGGCGGCCCAGCAGGCTCTGCGCCTCGCGGGCGCTGAGCAGGGTCGGGCTGTTCTCCAGGGCCAGGGTCACGTTGGCCCCGGCGATGCTGGCCTTGCCACCGGCGACGATCCGGTCGCTGCTGGTCGGCGACAGCTCCACCGCATAGGTCGAGCCCGGTTGCAGGGTCACGTCGCCCGCCACCTGCAGGGTGCCGATGGAGTTGCCCGGCGCCACGCTGCCGCCGCGGTTGACGGTCAGGCCCGCGATGCGCCCGTTGCCGCCGAGGATGCCGCTGTCGTTGACCGTCACCTGGGAGGCCAGCGAGCCGTTGATGGCCAGGCGTCCCTGGTTGACCAGGGTCGGGCC
This portion of the Pseudomonas sp. MRSN 12121 genome encodes:
- a CDS encoding polyurethanase gives rise to the protein MGVYDYKNLGTEDSKALFSDAMAITLYSYHNLDNGFAAGYQQYGFGLGLPATLVTALIGSGDSQGVIPGVPWNPDSEKAALAAVQKAGWTPISASQLGYDGKTDFRGTFYGEKAGYTTAQAEILGKYDDQGHLTSIGIAFRGTSGPRESLIGDSIGDLINDLQAAFGPKDYAKNYAGEAFGSLLADVAAFARANGLTGQDVLVSGHSLGGLAVNSLADLSGDRWSGFYQDANYIAYASPTQSAGDKVLNIGYEQDPVFRALDGSAFNLASLGVHDTAQASATNNIVSFNDYYASDAWNLLPFSILNIPTWVSHLPTAYGDGLTRILESKFYDLTSKDSTIIVANLSDPARANTWVQDLNRNAETHKGSTFIIGSDSADLIQGGSGNDYLEGRAGNDTFRDAGGYNILLGGSGNNTLDLQQSVKNFSFANDGAGTLYVRDANGGISLTRDIGAIASKEPGFLWGLFKNDVTHSVTDKGLQAGSSLTQYASSVKGDAAANTLTAHAGGDWLFGLDGDDHLIGGRGNDVLVGGAGNDLLEGGGGNNTFLFSGEFGQDRVLGYQSSDKLVFLGVAGITPNDDFRAHASTVGNDTLLSFGDDSVTLVGVSLDHLNGANIVLA
- a CDS encoding polyurethanase, which encodes MGVFDYRNFKGEAGKALYSDALALTLYAYAPTGQALASGWKPISAGQLGYQGTVGPEGTFFGEQPGFTTANVEVLGRYDDAGKLLSIGIAFRGTGGLGLGDTLGDIKNDLLAAFGPSGYADDYSKNAFDQLFTRVAEFARNQGLNGQDVLVSGHSLGGLGVNSLAQLSGEHWGGFYADAQYVAFASPTQSAADKVLNIGYENDPVFRVLDGTTFNASSLGAHDKPQASATNNIVNFSDHYASTLENLLPQSILNPLSWSAHSSAGYADGLNRVVDSAFYDLTSRDSTLIVSTLSEGNRGSTWVEDLNRNAEPHKGSTFIFGTDGNDLLKGGRGNDFIEGRDGNDTFRDDGGYNILLGGKGHNVFDLQQSLSKFSVVNDGDGSLYVRDAYGGISMTRDIGAITSKEPGFLWGLFSKEVTHSVTDQGLLAGNQLTPYNHSLNGDAYGNALAASVDGDWLFGHGGDDVLRSDKSDVTFVGGAGNDVMYSSGGGANTFLFSGAFGFDAIHGYQGSDKLVFMGVAGAGQGYDYTQHLTQSGQDTLLSVGDYAVTLVGVAPDSLSAGGIVFA
- a CDS encoding autotransporter serine protease, with the protein product MKYSFMGAAPAAHSLVRASCGALICGLAVAGGAQAAPYVENGKPGDPGSWRSAEFNAEWGLGAIHAEQAYAAGYSGKGVKLGIFDQPVYAQHPEFSGADKVITLVTRGIREYTDPYIPVKAGDAFLYDGKPSVGSDGKLGSHGTHVGGIAAGSRDGGPMHGVAYGAQIISADNGDPGPEDGIILGNDGAVYRAGWDALVNSGARIINNSWGIGITDRFDQGGRDPAFPHFTVQDAQLQFDQIRPLLGTRQGGAYSGAIDAARSGVLTIFAAGNDYNLNNPDAIAGLGYFVPEIAPNWMTVAALQTNPDTSSPNPYTLSTFSSRCGYTASFCVSAPGTRVYSAVIGGTSLENMTVGYGNKSGTSMAAPHVAGAAAVLMERFPYMSGSQIATVLRTTATDMGAPGIDALYGWGMIDLRKGIDGPGMFITEADIPEEFRIQGAYGSGQFVADLPGIGAVVDAGKPTQRLCNDVHCGLDVWRNDISGHGGLTKQGVGTLVLTGNNSYSGPTLVNQGRLAINGSLASQVTVNDSGILGGNGRIAGLTVNRGGSVAPGNSIGTLQVAGDVTLQPGSTYAVELSPTSSDRIVAGGKASIAGANVTLALENSPTLLSAREAQSLLGRQYNILQAAGGIDGRFASVAPNYLFLGGNLDYSASGVQLQVARNATAFSDVGVTPNQRSVAVAAERLGAGNPVYESLLLSADAASAQQALQQLNGEIHPAIGTLLINDSRHLRDAVGDRLRQDGLLDSSAPSTADNNVWFKVLGAWGKADDGHDRASYNTSIGGLLAGVDGLVAENTRLGLFTGYSDSSLSMGDGTHSSASADSYHLGAYLGHQLDAVRLSVGGSYSWHRIDVKRDLQYGEFSDRQKVKRDAQSAQLFTEAAWQVALPGVALEPFANLAYVHVGSDSFHEKGGATALKGGDDNRDAVLSTLGLRASKRFALAEARQLELAGTLGWQHNLSDTQSEQHLAFAQGGSFNIQSVALDRNAAVVGARAGLLLGRDTRINLDYNGLLGSRDKSHGVGLTLDWQF